CTGTAAAGCAAGAGAATAAAACTATTAGAAAGGAAATGTCCCAAATAAAAAGTCAATAAATTAGCAGGACTTCTAAGTTATTTAATAAATTGACTTAAGTAAGAGCAGTAGATCTTATCTACTCGTTGGGGGAATGCTTTACAACTATGGGTAGATTACCATTCCTTCAACTCAGGAATAATCTTGTCTGTAATGGCTGTAAAGTGGCGTGACTGATATCAGTATCGTACATATCCTTAATATGTTTGGAGATATCTCTTAGGCTCATGCCCAAACCATATATACCGATAATCTTCGATTCCAAGCTCTCAGCAAGGATAGTTTCCCTCTTACGGATGATCTTTGGCTCAAAAGTAGCGCTGCGATCCCTTGGGGTATTGATAGAAATAGTCACTGAAAATATTCTGACTTCTTTGTTGGTTTTACCGTTCTTTCGATTGCCGGACAGCCGTTCTTCAGCATCCAGATGGCTATCTAATTCAGCCTCCAGAGCCGAATCCAGAAAGCTTTTGAGTAAAGGAGCAAAAGCACCATCTTTACCGTACAGTGATTTGCCCGAACGCAATTGCTCTAGGGCTCTTTGCTTCATTTGCTCATAATCGAGCTGCTCATCTTTTTTCATATTATAAACAGTGTCTCTAAGTTAACAATTAACTAACTGACCCAGTTTATTTTACACCTTCATTGGCTAAGTAATTTCCTTTTATATAAACGAGTAGTATCTATTGCTTTAAT
The DNA window shown above is from Pedobacter cryoconitis and carries:
- a CDS encoding transposase yields the protein MKQRALEQLRSGKSLYGKDGAFAPLLKSFLDSALEAELDSHLDAEERLSGNRKNGKTNKEVRIFSVTISINTPRDRSATFEPKIIRKRETILAESLESKIIGIYGLGMSLRDISKHIKDMYDTDISHATLQPLQTRLFLS